The Tenebrio molitor chromosome 5, icTenMoli1.1, whole genome shotgun sequence genome has a segment encoding these proteins:
- the Nup43 gene encoding nucleoporin Nup43: protein MTHNIHGTFVSEKINKIRWRPDFMNDSHYFITGSWDNYQNSIKLWDFQENEEDAEVYPFPVAECPHKGDVTEAKFLNADTFVTTSSLGSVHLMKIVSEHGIEPVIESKINWEYIHNFPNGEISPCTSFSTYDNDVATVGEDGTINLLNSQNQNVVRKIDNADSCSIHCVTFLKHSEILTGNLRGHLKIFDIRAPKNEPTTTFMLSGTQVSPLCLQHHPTQRHLVVAGDEEGSITIWDLRQNTYPVNLLDAHEGGVAEIRFHPDQPDQLFTCSSAGDVWHWSPKSGGIASVGLGTAENVWLASETIKNKLDVFTLMPKLHKPINSLDVNRNKVICGCDNEAIYLINGVNIFK, encoded by the exons ATGACTCACAATATCCACGGGACATTTGTGTcagaaaaaatcaacaaaatacGGTGGAGACCCGATTTTATGAATGACTCTCACTACTTCATCACCGGCAGCTGGGACAACTACCAGAACAGCATCAAACTGTGGGATTTTCAAGAGAACGAAGAAGATGCAGAAGTGTATCCGTTTCCGGTTGCCGAGTGCCCCCACAAGGGTGACGTAACTGAAGCAAAA TTTTTGAACGCTGACACCTTTGTCACGACGTCGTCTCTGGGCTCCGTTCACCTGATGAAAATCGTGTCGGAACACGGGATCGAGCCGGTGATCGAGTCGAAAATCAACTGGGAATACATTCACAACTTTCCCAATGGAGAAATCAGCCCTTGCACGTCATTCTCGACCTACGATAACGACGTCGCCACCGTAGGCGAGGATGGAACGATTAATTTGTTGAACTCTCAAAACCAGAACGTCGTTCGAAAAATCGACAACGCCGACAGCTGTTCCATTCACTGCGTCACATTTTTGAAGCACAGCGAAATCCTGACAGGCAACTTGCGCGGCCACTTGAAAATATTCGACATTCGGGCGCCGAAAAACGAGCCGACGACCACGTTCATGCTGAGCGGGACCCAAGTGTCGCCGCTGTGCCTCCAGCACCACCCCACGCAGCGACATCTGGTGGTGGCGGGAGACGAGGAAG GCTCGATCACGATCTGGGATTTGCGCCAGAACACCTATCCTGTAAATTTATTGGACGCCCACGAGGGAGGAGTCGCTGAAATTCGCTTCCACCCTGACCAGCCTGACCAGTTGTTCACGTGTTCCAGCGCAGGGGACGTCTGGCACTGGTCGCCCAAAAGCGGGGGCATCGCCAGCGTGGGACTGGGCACTGCAGAAAATGTGTGGTTGGCCTCAGAGACCATCAAGAATAAGTTGGACGTGTTTACGCTCATGCCCAAGTTGCACAAGCCAATCAACAGTTTGGACGTGAACAGAAACAAAGTGATCTGCGGGTGTGACAACGAAGCGATTTATCTGATTAACGGGgtcaatatttttaagtaG
- the LOC138130577 gene encoding zinc finger X-chromosomal protein-like, producing the protein MKQEESAHATLSIKEEPTETNTLEPNFYACNYCQYQAQSSCDLLKHAKLHFESDDKHTFNCGTSIPEKYKCNFCEFKSELLVHLIQHIKTTHQNLDTFSVFNASDILKSYVCTNCTFETYSQLVWLKHDNSCTTNKKIDAIWSKCGQCLFKTKNLHYLKKHILFNHKAPELINWFKCEHCPYRSKYRGNLRCHVVSKHTAPEDIKWLECKYCSYKVKQRSNLNRHVLAYHSFLENIKWFECEQCSYKSKQRDQLKRHVIVKHTAPEKIKWFKCDQCTFKVKARGHLKSHVLSKHTTPEEIKWLECDLCSVKVKHKSALKTHILVKHTATEDIDWFKCEHCPYQAKIRAHLNRHIQYKHTAPEDIKWYQCAHCPYRVKQQGTLTKHVLKNHTAPEDIKWIDCERCPFKAKHRDELRAHVLSKHTAPEDVKWYECEQCSRKMKHKGTLNRHIRVNHYNEVKWFECEKCPYKGKQRASLTKHVQSKHSGEEVPWFKCEYCLFRSKHQGHWTRHVLLQHAPNKEKWFQCERCPYRSKWRKNLKGHVSRRHEREKDNEVQ; encoded by the exons ATGAAGCAAGAAGAATCTGCGCACGCTACTCTCTCGATCAAAGAAGAACCGACGGAAACAAATACTCTTGAACCAAATTTTTATGCTTGCAATTATTGTCAATATCAAGCACAATCATCTTGTGATTTGTTAAAACATGCAAAACTACACTTTGAAAGCGACGACAAGCACACGTTTAATTGCGGAACAAGCATACCGGAAAAATACAAATGcaacttttgcgaatttaaATCTGAACTGCTCGTACACTTGATCCAACATATCAAGACAACACATCAAAATCTTGATACTTTTTCGGTTTTTAACGCGTCcgacattttaaaaagttacgtTTGCACAAATTGCACTTTTGAAACCTATTCGCAGCTTGTCTGGCTGAAACACGACAACAGTTGTACCACCAATAAAAAGATCGACGCGATTTGGTCGAAATGCGGTCAGTGCTTGTTCAAAACCAAAAACCTGCACTACTTGAAAAAGCATATTTTGTTCAATCACAAGGCCCCCGAGCTGATCAATTGGTTCAAGTGCGAGCACTGTCCCTACAGATCAAAGTACAGGGGAAACTTGCGGTGTCACGTCGTTTCCAAGCACACGGCCCCCGAAGATATCAAATGGTTGGAGTGCAAGTACTGTTCGTACAAGGTCAAGCAGCGTAGCAATTTGAACCGTCACGTGCTGGCCTACCATTCGTTCCTGGAGAACATCAAGTGGTTCGAATGTGAACAATGTTCCTACAAGTCAAAGCAGCGCGATCAGCTGAAGCGCCACGTGATCGTCAAGCACACGGCGCCCGAGAAGATAAAGTGGTTCAAGTGTGATCAGTGCACGTTCAAG GTGAAGGCTCGGGGCCACTTGAAATCGCACGTCCTATCGAAGCACACCACCCCCGAGGAGATCAAGTGGCTCGAGTGCGACCTCTGCTCGGTAAAAGTGAAGCACAAGTCGGCTCTGAAGACGCACATCCTCGTCAAGCACACCGCCACCGAGGACATCGATTGGTTCAAGTGCGAGCACTGTCCCTACCAGGCGAAGATCCGGGCCCACTTGAACCGACACATCCAGTACAAGCACACCGCCCCCGAGGACATCAAGTGGTACCAGTGCGCCCACTGCCCCTACCGAGTCAAGCAGCAGGGCACCCTCACGAAGCACGTGCTCAAGAACCACACCGCTCCCGAGGACATCAAGTGGATCGACTGCGAGCGGTGCCCGTTCAAGGCGAAGCACAGGGACGAGCTGCGGGCGCACGTCCTCTCCAAGCACACCGCCCCCGAGGACGTGAAATGGTACGAATGCGAACAGTGCTCGCGCAAGATGAAGCACAAAGGGACGCTGAACAGGCACATCCGGGTGAACCACTACAACGAGGTTAAGTGGTTCGAGTGCGAAAAGTGTCCCTACAAGGGCAAGCAAAGGGCCAGCTTGACCAAGCACGTCCAGTCGAAGCACAGCGGCGAAGAAGTGCCCTGGTTCAAGTGCGAGTATTGCCTCTTCAGGTCCAAGCACCAGGGCCACTGGACCAGGCACGTGCTGCTCCAGCACGCGCCCAACAAGGAGAAGTGGTTTCAGTGCGAACGCTGCCCGTATAGGTCCAAGTGGAGGAAGAATTTGAAGGGGCACGTGTCGAGAAGGCACGAGCGAGAGAAGGACAACGAAGTGCAATAG